From the Rhodoferax mekongensis genome, one window contains:
- the purT gene encoding formate-dependent phosphoribosylglycinamide formyltransferase, producing the protein MTTLGTPLSPNATKVMLLGSGELGKEVLIALQRLGVETIAVDRYENAPGQQVAHHARTITMSDPAQLKALVEAERPMLVVPEIEAIATPMLEELEAAGTVRVIPTARAARLTMDREGIRRLAAETLGLPTSPYQFCDSLAELQAAIEGVEGKPGIGYPCIVKPVMSSSGKGQSKIDGPADVQKAWDYAMAGGRVSHGRVIVEGFIDFDYEITQLTVRSVGADGNIVTSFCDPIGHIQVSGDYVESWQPMAMHPAALARAREVSKAVTDNLGGQGLFGVELFVKGEQVWFSEVSPRPHDTGLVTLCTQHQSEFELHARAILALPVDTSLRNPGASAVIYGGVEAQGIVFDGVEEALRVPNTDLRLFGKPESFTKRRMGVALARATDTDTARANAKLAASKVKPRAA; encoded by the coding sequence ATGACCACCCTCGGAACCCCACTGTCCCCCAATGCCACCAAAGTCATGCTGCTGGGCAGCGGAGAACTGGGCAAAGAAGTACTGATAGCGCTGCAGCGTCTGGGCGTGGAGACCATTGCCGTGGACCGCTATGAAAACGCACCCGGCCAGCAGGTGGCCCACCATGCACGCACCATCACCATGAGCGACCCCGCCCAGCTCAAGGCGCTGGTGGAAGCCGAGCGCCCCATGCTGGTGGTCCCCGAAATTGAAGCCATTGCCACCCCCATGCTTGAAGAGCTGGAGGCCGCTGGCACCGTCCGCGTGATTCCGACAGCACGCGCTGCGCGCCTGACCATGGACCGCGAAGGCATACGCCGCCTTGCAGCGGAAACACTGGGCTTGCCAACCAGCCCCTACCAATTCTGCGACTCGCTGGCTGAACTCCAGGCTGCGATTGAAGGTGTCGAAGGCAAGCCGGGCATCGGCTACCCCTGCATCGTGAAACCGGTGATGAGCAGCTCCGGCAAGGGCCAAAGCAAAATCGACGGACCAGCTGACGTGCAAAAAGCATGGGACTACGCCATGGCTGGGGGCCGGGTGAGCCATGGTCGTGTGATCGTAGAGGGCTTCATCGACTTCGACTATGAAATCACGCAACTTACCGTGCGCTCCGTGGGTGCGGATGGAAACATCGTGACCAGTTTCTGCGATCCTATCGGCCACATCCAGGTCAGCGGCGACTATGTGGAAAGCTGGCAACCCATGGCGATGCACCCTGCCGCATTGGCGCGTGCGCGTGAAGTGTCCAAAGCTGTGACCGACAACCTCGGTGGCCAGGGCCTTTTTGGTGTGGAGTTGTTTGTAAAGGGCGAGCAGGTGTGGTTCAGCGAAGTGAGCCCACGCCCGCATGACACCGGGCTGGTGACTCTGTGCACGCAGCACCAAAGCGAGTTTGAGTTGCACGCACGTGCCATTCTGGCTTTGCCGGTGGACACCTCCTTGCGCAATCCGGGTGCCAGCGCTGTGATTTACGGCGGCGTGGAAGCACAAGGCATTGTGTTTGATGGTGTGGAAGAGGCCCTGCGTGTGCCCAACACCGACCTGCGCCTGTTCGGCAAACCCGAGAGTTTTACCAAGCGACGCATGGGCGTGGCCTTGGCGCGCGCCACCGATACCGACACGGCCCGCGCCAACGCGAAGCTGGCGGCCTCCAAGGTCAAGCCCCGCGCGGCGTAA
- a CDS encoding LrgB family protein: MAEVVALWVYLSATPLFGLTATLVTYVLAHAVYQRTGQAAWANPVLWSVFTLACLLLATGVSYPGYFSGAQFIHFLLGPAVVALGWPLWQRRAEVQKRWGRLLVAALVGGTAACGSALALGWALGLPGDVLLSMAPKSVTAPVAMGIAEKIGGIPALSAVFAVLTGLIGALSGKLIFGLLRLPYSGSGWAARGFALGTASHGIGAARALQVNADAGAYAGLALGLQVVLASLLMPLFFR; the protein is encoded by the coding sequence ATGGCTGAGGTAGTGGCTCTGTGGGTCTACCTGTCGGCCACACCACTCTTCGGCTTGACGGCCACCCTGGTGACCTATGTGCTGGCGCACGCTGTGTACCAGCGCACCGGCCAAGCCGCTTGGGCCAACCCGGTACTCTGGAGCGTGTTCACCCTAGCCTGCCTCTTGCTGGCCACCGGGGTGAGCTACCCAGGGTACTTCTCGGGTGCGCAGTTCATCCACTTTTTGCTGGGACCGGCGGTCGTTGCCTTGGGCTGGCCCCTGTGGCAACGCAGGGCCGAAGTGCAAAAACGTTGGGGGCGTTTGCTCGTGGCCGCCTTGGTCGGCGGCACGGCGGCCTGCGGATCCGCACTGGCATTGGGCTGGGCCCTGGGTTTGCCCGGCGATGTGCTGCTGTCCATGGCGCCCAAGTCCGTGACTGCGCCCGTGGCGATGGGCATCGCTGAAAAGATAGGTGGTATTCCTGCGCTGTCAGCCGTGTTTGCCGTGCTCACCGGCCTGATCGGGGCACTGAGCGGCAAGCTCATTTTTGGCCTGCTCCGCCTTCCCTACAGTGGCAGCGGCTGGGCCGCACGCGGCTTTGCGCTGGGCACCGCCTCGCACGGCATAGGCGCGGCACGCGCGCTCCAGGTGAATGCGGATGCCGGCGCCTACGCGGGGCTGGCGCTGGGCCTGCAAGTGGTGCTGGCGTCGCTGCTGATGCCCTTGTTTTTCCGCTGA
- the rocF gene encoding arginase yields MNHKISLIGAPTDIGAGSRGASMGPEALRVANITSVLQSHGLEVLDKGNLSGPSNPWQPPVNGYRHLPEVTAWNRSLHDAVYAELQDGRLPIVLGGDHCLGIGSISAVARHCRDTGKKLRVLWLDAHADFNTNTLTPSGNIHGMPVACLCGFGPLELIEIGGQVPAISPKWVRQIGIRSVDEGEKRFVHEQDLEVFDMRYIDEMGMRAAMELALALIDSNTHLHVSFDVDFLDPDIAPGVGTTVRGGPTYREAQLCMEMIADTGRMASLDVFELNPALDERNRTAEVAVDLIESLFGKSTLMRK; encoded by the coding sequence ATGAACCACAAGATCAGCCTGATAGGTGCACCTACCGACATCGGCGCGGGCAGCCGTGGCGCCAGCATGGGCCCGGAAGCCCTGCGCGTGGCCAACATCACCAGCGTGCTGCAAAGCCACGGTCTGGAGGTGCTGGACAAGGGCAACCTGAGCGGCCCGAGTAACCCTTGGCAACCGCCGGTAAACGGCTACCGCCACCTGCCCGAAGTGACTGCCTGGAACCGCAGCCTGCATGACGCGGTGTACGCCGAGCTGCAGGACGGCCGACTGCCCATCGTGCTGGGCGGGGACCACTGCCTGGGAATAGGGTCCATCAGCGCGGTGGCACGTCACTGCCGCGATACCGGCAAAAAACTGCGGGTGCTGTGGCTGGACGCCCACGCTGACTTCAACACCAACACGCTCACGCCCAGCGGCAATATCCACGGCATGCCGGTGGCCTGTCTGTGTGGCTTCGGGCCGCTAGAGCTGATTGAGATCGGCGGGCAGGTGCCCGCCATCTCGCCCAAATGGGTGCGCCAGATCGGCATCCGCAGCGTGGACGAGGGCGAAAAGCGCTTTGTGCATGAGCAGGACCTGGAGGTCTTTGACATGCGTTACATCGATGAGATGGGCATGCGCGCCGCGATGGAGCTGGCCTTGGCCCTGATTGACAGCAACACCCACTTGCATGTGAGTTTTGACGTGGACTTTCTGGACCCCGACATCGCCCCCGGCGTGGGTACCACCGTACGCGGGGGGCCCACCTACCGCGAAGCGCAGCTGTGCATGGAGATGATTGCCGACACCGGTCGCATGGCCAGCCTCGATGTGTTTGAGCTCAACCCCGCGCTGGATGAGCGCAACCGTACCGCGGAGGTGGCGGTGGACCTGATCGAGTCGCTTTTTGGCAAGAGCACCTTAATGCGCAAGTAG
- a CDS encoding CidA/LrgA family protein, translated as MQGLRGLAWLLALQSAGELLARGLHLPFPGPVVGMVLLIPALRWPLVREPVSQCADFLLSHLSLLFIPVGVGVMTHLALLSQYGGRMLVVLVLSTWIGLAVTALTLYTLSRRDIEDEAPHG; from the coding sequence ATGCAAGGCTTGCGCGGCTTGGCCTGGCTCCTGGCGCTGCAAAGCGCCGGTGAGTTGCTGGCCCGCGGTCTGCACCTGCCGTTTCCTGGCCCGGTGGTCGGCATGGTCTTGCTGATTCCGGCCCTTCGGTGGCCCCTGGTGCGTGAGCCCGTCAGCCAGTGCGCGGACTTTCTGCTCAGTCATCTCTCGCTTTTATTCATACCGGTCGGGGTGGGCGTCATGACCCACTTGGCCCTGCTCAGCCAGTATGGCGGGCGCATGCTGGTGGTGCTGGTGCTGTCCACCTGGATAGGTCTTGCCGTCACGGCACTGACCCTGTACACCCTGAGCCGCCGGGACATAGAAGACGAGGCTCCCCATGGCTGA
- a CDS encoding phytanoyl-CoA dioxygenase family protein produces the protein MLTPEQKTRYAQDGYIILSDFKPAAEIAALRARAEAIVEAFDPAESKTIFTTNDQVRKVDRYFLDSAERISCFFEEEAFGPDGELRQAKALSINKIGHAMHDQDPVFEAFSHGPALAEVAADVGLTRPQVWQSMYIFKQPGIGGEVGWHQDATFFDTTPISVTTFWFALEDATLSNGCLWTEPGGHRGPRGVLRERFERHGDVVTMNKLDATPWPASNVNAIPLEVKAGALVVFHGLLPHYSAPNRSAVSRHAYTLHVTDAGTEYAATNWLQRNANQPVRGFLI, from the coding sequence ATGCTGACACCCGAACAGAAAACCCGCTACGCGCAGGACGGCTACATCATCCTGTCCGATTTCAAGCCTGCTGCCGAGATTGCTGCCTTGCGCGCGCGGGCCGAGGCCATCGTCGAGGCCTTTGACCCCGCTGAGAGCAAGACGATCTTCACCACCAACGATCAGGTGCGCAAGGTGGACCGCTACTTCCTGGACTCCGCCGAGCGCATCAGCTGTTTCTTTGAGGAAGAGGCGTTCGGTCCCGATGGTGAACTGCGCCAAGCCAAAGCCCTGTCGATCAACAAAATCGGCCACGCCATGCACGACCAGGACCCGGTGTTCGAGGCCTTTTCGCATGGCCCGGCGCTGGCGGAGGTCGCCGCGGATGTGGGGCTCACCCGCCCGCAGGTGTGGCAGTCCATGTACATCTTCAAGCAGCCCGGTATCGGCGGTGAAGTGGGCTGGCACCAGGACGCCACCTTTTTTGACACCACGCCCATCAGCGTGACCACCTTCTGGTTCGCACTGGAAGACGCCACCCTGTCCAATGGTTGCTTGTGGACCGAACCCGGTGGTCACCGTGGCCCCCGGGGGGTGCTGCGCGAGCGCTTTGAGCGCCATGGCGATGTGGTCACCATGAACAAACTCGATGCCACCCCGTGGCCTGCCAGCAATGTGAATGCAATTCCACTGGAGGTAAAGGCCGGTGCGCTGGTGGTGTTCCACGGGCTGTTGCCGCACTACAGCGCGCCCAACCGATCTGCGGTTTCGCGCCATGCCTACACCCTGCATGTGACGGACGCTGGCACCGAGTACGCCGCCACCAACTGGCTGCAACGGAATGCAAATCAGCCGGTACGCGGTTTCTTGATCTGA
- a CDS encoding MBL fold metallo-hydrolase: protein MSSELRPAHRYANSDPEVVIGNIPWYEMVWRSLRGDFKPKAEPADGYAGFEKAWSVPVDHARLLQRQDAPRVTWLGHVTVLLQVAGLNVLMDPTLADFAGPMGKFGARRRVRAPISPEQLPPIDLVLISHNHYDHLCDATITRLLASGQTPEFLVPKGLKSWFDRRGIANVTELDWWQSVDMPHKVKLHFTPSQHWSRRTPWDTNASLWGGYCLEWSRPGAQPWRFLFPGDTGYSKDFKTIRQRIGAMDFVALPIGAYLPRDFMKPMHVNPTDAVQMLLDLEAPLAMGVHWGTFMLTQEAFDQPPHDLAAALQAQGLAQDRVWLLRHGETRAIPLPA, encoded by the coding sequence ATGTCCTCTGAACTCCGCCCTGCACACCGGTACGCCAACTCCGATCCTGAGGTCGTGATCGGCAATATCCCATGGTACGAGATGGTCTGGCGCTCACTCCGTGGGGATTTCAAGCCCAAGGCTGAACCCGCTGACGGGTACGCTGGATTTGAAAAGGCCTGGTCGGTGCCGGTGGACCATGCGCGGTTGCTGCAGCGGCAGGACGCGCCTCGCGTGACATGGCTGGGTCATGTAACGGTTCTGTTGCAAGTGGCCGGACTCAATGTGTTGATGGATCCGACCCTCGCCGATTTTGCCGGACCCATGGGCAAGTTCGGCGCGCGACGCAGAGTGCGTGCTCCCATCAGCCCTGAGCAATTGCCGCCCATTGATCTGGTGCTTATTTCGCACAACCATTACGACCATTTGTGCGATGCCACCATCACGCGCCTGTTGGCCTCGGGCCAAACGCCTGAGTTTCTGGTGCCCAAGGGCTTGAAGTCCTGGTTTGACCGGCGGGGTATTGCCAACGTGACCGAGTTGGATTGGTGGCAGTCCGTGGACATGCCCCACAAGGTCAAGCTGCACTTCACACCATCGCAGCATTGGAGCCGGCGCACACCTTGGGATACCAATGCATCGCTGTGGGGCGGATATTGTCTGGAGTGGTCACGCCCCGGGGCTCAGCCATGGCGCTTTCTATTCCCTGGCGATACGGGCTACAGCAAGGATTTCAAAACCATACGCCAGCGCATAGGCGCCATGGACTTTGTGGCATTGCCCATAGGCGCTTATCTGCCACGGGACTTCATGAAACCGATGCATGTGAACCCGACGGATGCTGTACAGATGCTGTTGGATCTGGAAGCGCCCTTGGCCATGGGGGTGCATTGGGGCACCTTCATGCTCACTCAAGAGGCCTTCGACCAACCACCACACGATCTGGCCGCTGCGCTGCAAGCGCAAGGGCTGGCGCAAGACCGCGTGTGGTTGTTGCGGCATGGCGAAACCCGCGCCATACCGCTGCCTGCCTAA
- a CDS encoding asparaginase, with amino-acid sequence MNLTPLIQLTRGGTPECLHFGAVAVTDRAGSLKAFAGDPHLVTFTRSTLKALQALPFVEAGGPAQFGFSQAENALLCASHNGEAMHVDAANSMLAKAGHSYKTLRCGCHVPLLFSYFDKGAPEGATYTEAHNNCSGKHAGFVAYCEQHDLPLDDYTAPEHPLQQAIARDVARAVGMDVQDMPRGIDGCSAPNFAMPLSKLARGYARLASGAQDPEFGTSFALLSEAMTAYPEMVSGTGRNDLDFMRVGRGDWVSKVGADGVQVVGSKSRGEAFALKIIDGNKPALFAASVEVLDQLGWLDDVQRAALKPWRAAEIRNARGLLVGERLPVFQLQTP; translated from the coding sequence TTGAACCTCACACCCCTGATCCAACTCACCCGTGGCGGCACGCCCGAATGTTTGCACTTCGGCGCCGTCGCCGTGACCGACCGCGCCGGCAGCCTCAAAGCTTTTGCCGGCGACCCGCATCTGGTGACCTTCACCCGTTCCACGCTCAAGGCCTTGCAAGCCTTGCCTTTTGTGGAAGCCGGCGGGCCTGCCCAGTTCGGCTTCAGCCAGGCCGAGAACGCGCTGCTCTGCGCCAGCCACAACGGCGAAGCCATGCATGTGGATGCCGCCAACAGCATGCTGGCCAAGGCCGGGCACAGCTACAAAACCTTGCGTTGCGGCTGCCATGTGCCGCTGCTCTTCAGCTACTTTGACAAGGGCGCGCCCGAAGGCGCCACCTACACCGAGGCCCATAACAACTGCAGCGGCAAGCATGCGGGTTTTGTGGCGTACTGCGAGCAGCATGACCTGCCACTGGACGACTACACCGCACCTGAGCACCCTTTGCAGCAGGCCATCGCCCGCGATGTGGCACGCGCAGTGGGCATGGATGTACAAGACATGCCGCGAGGCATCGACGGCTGCTCCGCCCCCAACTTCGCCATGCCCCTCTCCAAGCTGGCGCGTGGTTATGCACGCTTGGCCAGTGGCGCACAAGACCCGGAGTTTGGTACCAGCTTTGCCCTTCTGAGCGAGGCCATGACAGCCTACCCCGAGATGGTGAGCGGTACCGGCCGCAACGACCTGGACTTTATGCGCGTGGGCCGGGGCGACTGGGTCAGCAAGGTCGGGGCCGACGGTGTGCAGGTGGTCGGCAGCAAAAGTCGTGGCGAGGCATTTGCACTCAAGATCATTGACGGCAACAAACCCGCCCTGTTTGCCGCCAGCGTCGAGGTGCTGGACCAACTGGGTTGGCTGGATGATGTACAACGCGCCGCACTGAAACCCTGGCGAGCCGCCGAAATCCGCAACGCACGCGGCCTGCTGGTGGGCGAGCGACTCCCCGTATTCCAGTTGCAAACACCATGA
- a CDS encoding methyl-accepting chemotaxis protein, with translation MNKTPWYSRLGVGGKLSLSIVALVGVFVAVLVGSIGYTLGQVIESRANREVGDKTKLIVDLVEATDADLRNRAVGLSKIFAAKLSGGFALSGETVNIGDKPTPVLTLAGKPVNMDFGLVDQFTEATGAVATVFASSGEDFVRVTTSLKNDKGERVVGTQLDRAHPGYKAVREGSSYTGLAALFGRQYMTHYEPIKDGMGKVVGLAFVGLDFTDYLKRLKDTIRAMKIGNSGYFYVLDARPGANYGNLIVHPASEGKNILDSKDPDGREFIKDILEQKSGTIRYPWINASMGETKAREKVVAFTFLKPWNWVVAGGTYVDEYTSEVRSVRNIFAMSGLVVVVFTAMVLFYMVKRTVTQPLKEVQSAASRIAGGDLTVQLSKRSNDEIGQMVDAINQIGSGLASVVESVREGSESVANASSEIAQGNQDLSMRTEQQASALQQTASSMATLSGTVSHNVDNAKQANQLAISASDVAMRGGQVMEQVVETMKGINQSSARIADIIGVIDGIAFQTNILALNAAVEAARAGEQGRGFAVVASEVRSLAGRSAEAAKEIKTLISDSVGRVEQGTQLVNQAGETMTEVVASIRRVNDIMGEITAASSEQSSGVSQVSEAVNQMDQTTQQNAALVEEMAAAASSLRTQAGELVNTVSVFRTGSGDGSASPRLLAH, from the coding sequence ATGAACAAAACGCCGTGGTATTCCCGTTTGGGTGTGGGTGGCAAGCTCTCTTTGAGCATCGTCGCGCTGGTGGGTGTCTTTGTGGCGGTGCTGGTCGGCAGCATCGGATATACCTTGGGGCAGGTGATCGAAAGCCGTGCAAACCGCGAGGTGGGAGACAAAACCAAGCTCATCGTCGATCTGGTGGAGGCCACAGACGCTGACTTGCGTAACCGTGCGGTCGGCCTCTCCAAAATCTTCGCGGCCAAGTTGAGTGGGGGCTTTGCGCTCAGCGGCGAGACCGTCAACATCGGAGACAAACCCACACCCGTCCTGACACTCGCGGGCAAACCGGTCAACATGGATTTCGGTCTGGTGGACCAGTTCACAGAGGCTACCGGCGCTGTAGCGACCGTTTTCGCGAGCAGTGGAGAGGACTTCGTCCGTGTGACCACCTCCCTCAAGAACGACAAAGGTGAGCGGGTGGTGGGTACGCAACTCGACCGGGCCCACCCGGGTTACAAGGCGGTCCGCGAGGGCAGCAGCTACACGGGCCTTGCAGCATTGTTCGGCCGCCAGTACATGACGCACTACGAACCCATAAAGGATGGCATGGGCAAGGTGGTCGGCCTGGCATTTGTGGGCTTGGACTTTACGGATTACCTCAAGAGGCTCAAAGACACGATCCGGGCCATGAAGATCGGCAACTCCGGGTACTTCTATGTGCTCGATGCACGCCCGGGCGCCAACTACGGCAACCTTATCGTGCACCCCGCATCGGAAGGCAAAAACATTCTGGATTCCAAGGACCCGGACGGACGGGAGTTCATCAAGGACATCCTTGAGCAAAAGTCCGGGACTATCCGCTACCCGTGGATCAATGCCAGCATGGGCGAAACCAAAGCACGCGAAAAAGTGGTGGCATTCACCTTCCTGAAGCCTTGGAACTGGGTAGTTGCGGGCGGTACCTATGTGGATGAATACACCAGCGAAGTCCGCTCAGTACGAAACATCTTTGCGATGTCGGGGCTGGTGGTGGTCGTCTTCACGGCCATGGTTCTGTTCTACATGGTCAAGCGCACAGTGACCCAGCCTTTGAAAGAGGTGCAAAGCGCCGCGAGCCGTATTGCCGGTGGTGACCTTACAGTGCAACTGAGCAAACGCAGCAATGACGAAATCGGCCAAATGGTGGATGCCATCAATCAGATTGGTTCAGGACTGGCCAGCGTGGTCGAGTCCGTGCGGGAGGGCTCAGAAAGCGTGGCCAATGCCAGCTCAGAAATTGCCCAAGGTAACCAGGATCTGTCCATGCGCACCGAGCAGCAGGCGAGTGCTTTGCAGCAAACCGCTAGCAGCATGGCCACCCTGAGTGGTACGGTGAGCCACAACGTGGACAACGCGAAGCAAGCGAACCAGTTGGCCATCAGCGCGTCGGATGTAGCCATGCGCGGCGGACAGGTGATGGAGCAGGTGGTGGAGACCATGAAGGGCATCAACCAGTCTTCCGCCCGCATTGCCGACATCATCGGCGTGATCGACGGGATTGCCTTCCAGACCAACATCCTCGCACTCAATGCGGCGGTGGAGGCAGCCCGGGCCGGCGAGCAGGGGCGTGGATTTGCCGTGGTGGCCAGCGAGGTGAGGTCATTGGCGGGCCGAAGTGCAGAGGCCGCCAAAGAAATCAAAACCCTGATCAGCGACAGCGTTGGCCGCGTGGAGCAGGGCACGCAACTGGTCAATCAAGCGGGCGAGACCATGACCGAGGTGGTGGCATCCATTCGCCGGGTGAACGACATCATGGGCGAGATCACAGCGGCCAGTTCAGAACAAAGCAGCGGGGTCAGTCAGGTCAGCGAGGCGGTCAACCAGATGGACCAGACCACCCAGCAAAACGCTGCGCTGGTCGAAGAAATGGCCGCTGCCGCGAGCAGCCTGCGCACCCAGGCCGGGGAGCTGGTGAACACGGTCTCGGTGTTCCGCACCGGCAGCGGAGACGGCAGTGCGTCCCCGCGTCTACTTGCGCATTAA
- a CDS encoding FAD-linked oxidase C-terminal domain-containing protein: MNAPLDPIAREMLQKRELLALILPALEAYLPKHALLYQTEDTTPYECDGLTAYRQRPLLVALPETEDQVAAVLRVCHGLNVPVVARGAGTGLSGGAMPHAMGVTLSLAKFNKILKVDKRSRTAVVQCGVRNLAISEAAAPYGLYYAPDPSSQIACTIGGNVAENSGGVHCLKYGLTLHNVLKVRGFTMEGAPIEFGGDALDAPGYDLMSVVVGSEGMLAVTTEVTVKLVPKPQLARCIMASFDDLRKAGDAVAAVIAAGIIPAGLEMMDKPMTAAVEDFVHAGYDLSAEAILLCESDGTPEEVEEEIGRMSEVLRAAGATGIAVSNSEAERLRFWSGRKNAFPASGRISPDYMCMDSTIPRARLADILLAIAEMEKKYQLRCANVFHAGDGNLHPLILFDANDPDQLHRCELFGAEILETSVAMGGTVTGEHGVGVEKLNSMCVQFSAQENAQMFALKEAFDPKGLLNPGKVIPTLHRCAEYGKELVRGGKIKHPDLPRF; encoded by the coding sequence ATGAACGCCCCACTTGATCCAATCGCCCGGGAAATGCTACAAAAAAGAGAGCTGCTCGCGCTGATTCTGCCGGCGCTAGAGGCTTATTTGCCTAAGCATGCGCTGCTCTACCAGACGGAAGACACTACGCCCTATGAGTGCGACGGCCTGACTGCCTACCGCCAGCGCCCCTTGCTGGTGGCCCTGCCGGAAACCGAAGACCAAGTGGCTGCGGTGCTGCGGGTGTGCCATGGCTTGAATGTGCCGGTGGTGGCTCGCGGCGCGGGCACCGGCCTGTCCGGTGGTGCCATGCCCCATGCCATGGGGGTCACACTCTCTCTGGCCAAGTTCAACAAGATTCTGAAAGTAGACAAACGCAGCCGCACGGCGGTGGTGCAGTGCGGCGTGCGCAACCTGGCTATCAGCGAAGCGGCCGCGCCTTATGGGCTGTATTACGCGCCGGACCCCAGCAGCCAGATTGCCTGCACCATTGGCGGCAACGTGGCCGAGAACTCCGGTGGCGTGCACTGCCTGAAATACGGCCTGACGCTGCACAACGTGCTCAAGGTGCGCGGCTTCACCATGGAAGGCGCGCCCATCGAATTTGGTGGCGACGCGCTCGACGCCCCCGGCTACGACCTGATGAGCGTGGTAGTCGGCAGCGAGGGCATGCTGGCCGTGACCACCGAGGTCACTGTCAAGCTGGTGCCCAAGCCCCAGCTGGCCCGCTGCATCATGGCCAGCTTTGACGACCTGCGCAAAGCGGGCGATGCGGTGGCTGCGGTGATCGCCGCCGGCATCATCCCCGCTGGGCTGGAAATGATGGACAAGCCCATGACCGCCGCCGTGGAAGACTTTGTGCATGCGGGCTACGACCTGAGCGCGGAAGCCATTCTGCTGTGCGAGAGCGACGGCACGCCCGAAGAGGTGGAAGAAGAAATCGGCCGCATGAGCGAAGTGCTGCGCGCCGCCGGTGCCACCGGCATTGCGGTGAGCAACAGCGAGGCCGAGCGCCTGCGCTTCTGGAGCGGGCGCAAAAACGCGTTCCCCGCCAGCGGCCGCATCAGCCCCGACTACATGTGCATGGACAGCACCATTCCCCGCGCCCGGCTGGCCGACATCCTGCTGGCCATTGCAGAAATGGAGAAGAAATACCAGCTGCGCTGTGCCAACGTGTTCCACGCCGGGGACGGCAACCTGCACCCGCTGATCTTGTTCGATGCGAATGACCCTGACCAACTGCACCGCTGCGAGCTGTTTGGCGCCGAAATTCTGGAAACCAGCGTCGCCATGGGCGGCACCGTGACCGGCGAGCATGGCGTGGGCGTGGAAAAGCTCAACAGCATGTGCGTGCAGTTCAGCGCCCAGGAGAACGCCCAGATGTTCGCCCTCAAAGAGGCGTTCGACCCCAAGGGCCTGCTCAACCCCGGCAAGGTCATTCCAACCCTGCACCGCTGCGCGGAGTACGGCAAGGAACTGGTGCGCGGCGGCAAGATCAAGCACCCGGACCTGCCCCGGTTCTAG